The Primulina eburnea isolate SZY01 chromosome 13, ASM2296580v1, whole genome shotgun sequence genome includes a region encoding these proteins:
- the LOC140809251 gene encoding 3-phosphoshikimate 1-carboxyvinyltransferase 2, which produces MAHVSNMAHKLPPRFSTINARPSAATSNSLFFGAKNLKSPSNYSWAVDKKSVFTVQEKNSVKVMASVATAEKQSTLPEIVLEPIKEISGTVKLPGSKSLSNRILLLAALSEGTTVVDNLLNSDDIHYMLGALRTLGLNVEEDKANQRAVVEGCGGLFPVSKDAKEEIQLFLGNAGTAMRPLVAAVTAAGGNARYVLDGVPRMRERPIGDLVTGLKQLGAEVDCFLGTNCPPVRVVGKGGLPGGKVKLSGSISSQYLTALLMAAPLALGDVEIEIMDKLISVPYVEMTIKLMERYGVSVEHSDEWDRFLVRGGQKYKSPGKSYVEGDASSASYFLAGAAVSGGTVTVEGCGTSSLQGDVKFAEVLEKMGAEVTWTENSVTVKGPPRDSSGRKHLRAIDINMNKMPDVAMTLAVVALFADGPTAIRDVASWRVKETERMIAICTELRKLGATVVEGPDYCVITPPEKLNIAAIDTYDDHRMAMAFSLAACADVPVTIRDPGCTRKTFPNYFDVLATFSQH; this is translated from the exons ATGGCGCACGTTAGCAACATGGCGCACAAACTTCCCCCAAGATTCTCCACCATTAATGCCAGACCTTCTGCTGCAACTTCGAATTCCTTGTTTTTTGGCGCAAAGAATCTGAAAAGCCCGTCAAATTATTCATGGGCTGTGGATAAAAAATCAGTCTTTACAGTTCAAGAGAAGAATTCTGTAAAGGTTATGGCTTCTGTTGCAACGGCGGAGAAGCAGTCAACGCTGCCGGAAATTGTGTTGGAACCGATCAAAGAAATATCCGGTACCGTCAAGTTACCGGGATCCAAATCCCTCTCTAACCGTATTTTACTTCTTGCTGCCCTCTCTGAG GGAACAACTGTTGTGGACAACTTACTAAATAGTGATGACATCCATTATATGCTTGGTGCCTTGAGAACACTTGGACTGAATGTGGAAGAAGATAAAGCAAATCAGCGAGCGGTTGTGGAAGGATGTGGTGGTCTATTTCCAGTGTCGAAAGATGCCAAAGAGGAAATTCAACTTTTCCTAGGAAATGCAGGAACAGCTATGCGCCCTTTGGTTGCTGCAGTTACTGCTGCTGGTGGAAATGCAAG ATATGTCCTTGATGGAGTTCCTCGCATGAGAGAGAGACCAATTGGTGATTTGGTGACTGGACTTAAACAGCTTGGTGCAGAGGTCGATTGCTTCCTGGGGACGAACTGTCCCCCGGTTCGTGTTGTTGGGAAGGGAGGTCTTCCTGGTGGAAAG GTGAAACTCTCTGGATCCATTAGTAGCCAATACTTGACTGCTCTTCTCATGGCAGCTCCACTGGCGCTGGGCGATGTGGAAATTGAGATAATGGACAAACTAATTTCGGTTCCGTACGTGGAGATGACCATTAAGTTAATGGAAAGGTATGGTGTCTCTGTTGAGCACAGTGATGAGTGGGACAGATTCTTGGTTCGTGGAGGTCAAAAGTACAA GTCTCCTGGAAAATCTTACGTCGAAGGCGATGCCTCAAGTGCCAGTTACTTCTTGGCTGGTGCTGCTGTTAGTGGTGGAACTGTTACTGTTGAAGGTTGTGGGACAAGTAGTTTACAG GGTGATGTCAAATTTGCCGAGGTTCTTGAAAAAATGGGTGCAGAAGTCACGTGGACCGAGAATAGTGTCACTGTTAAAGGCCCTCCGCGTGATTCATCTGGAAGGAAACATTTACGTGCCATTGATATCAACATGAATAAAATGCCAGATGTCGCCATGACTCTTGCTGTTGTAGCACTCTTCGCTGATGGGCCGACTGCTATAAGAGATG TTGCTAGCTGGAGGGTGAAAGAAACTGAGCGAATGATAGCCATATGCACAGAACTTAGAAAG TTGGGAGCAACAGTTGTAGAAGGCCCAGATTACTGTGTGATTACTCCACCGGAGAAACTAAATATAGCCGCCATCGATACTTACGACGATCATAGGATGGCCATGGCCTTTTCGCTGGCCGCTTGTGCTGATGTTCCGGTCACAATAAGAGACCCTGGTTGCACTCGCAAAACATTCCCCAATTATTTCGACGTTCTTGCTACTTTCTCACAGCACTGA
- the LOC140810790 gene encoding auxin-responsive protein SAUR36-like produces MSRRRGFLIKHRLTTLFRRFFRRKHSSETYLRLNPIETEASKVVSRLINWTQHLRTKALAMASRNDHHAGRGYIRVGGDPVLEKPVQVPKGHIAVYVGQQDGDSQRMLVPVVFINHPLFVDLLKESEREYGFDHQGGITIPCRISEFESVQTQIQAVRYTRKLQVRKRSKRILIG; encoded by the coding sequence ATGAGCAGGAGACGTGGTTTCTTGATCAAACACCGTCTGACGACGCTTTTCCGGCGGTTCTTTAGGCGAAAGCACTCGTCTGAAACGTACCTCCGGCTAAACCCGATTGAAACTGAAGCATCCAAAGTCGTATCAAGACTCATTAACTGGACACAGCACCTCAGAACAAAAGCGCTGGCAATGGCATCAAGAAATGATCATCATGCGGGTCGGGGATACATCCGGGTCGGTGGAGACCCGGTGCTGGAGAAACCCGTGCAGGTTCCTAAAGGGCATATTGCGGTTTACGTGGGTCAACAAGATGGGGATTCTCAGAGGATGTTGGTGCCCGTAGTGTTTATTAATCACCCTTTGTTTGTGGATTTGCTTAAAGAGTCCGAAAGGGAATACGGGTTTGATCATCAGGGTGGGATAACCATACCTTGTCGGATCTCGGAGTTCGAGAGTGTCCAGACCCAGATCCAGGCGGTTCGATATACCCGGAAGTTGCAGGTGCGCAAGAGATCCAAAAGGATCTTAATCGGTTAA
- the LOC140809453 gene encoding protein GRAVITROPIC IN THE LIGHT 1: MQHTGAKDTQLRESSNQKVHPQPMEEATNQNPEAMENLVSKMFTNISSLKSAYIQLQSAHTPYDPDKIQAADKLVISELKNLSELKHFYREHNPKPVCVSPQDSRLAAEIQEQQSLLKTYEVMVKKFQSEIQNKDSEILQLQQLIEEANQKRVKLEKNLKLRGLSTKESEGGGDENRYSSLELSPDLFKSAVEAASRAIHDFSKPLINMMKAAGWDLDAAANSIEPDIVYAKRAHKKYAFESHICQRMFIDFQDKSYSIKPENPPEFSNESLFQQYLTLREMDPLDAVCQTPDSAFGKFCQNKYLILIHPKMEASFFGNLDQWNFIMGGGHPRTAFYQAFLKLAKSIWLLHMLAHSFDHPVKIFQVKHDNEFSEDYMESVVKKYITEDGDKKPKVGLMVTPGFWIGGNVIQSQVYLTGIKVTE, encoded by the coding sequence ATGCAACACACTGGTGCGAAAGATACCCAACTTCGTGAAAGTAGCAACCAAAAGGTTCATCCCCAACCAATGGAAGAGGCCACAAATCAAAATCCTGAAGCTATGGAAAACCTAGTATCTAAGATGTTTACAAACATATCCTCTCTGAAGTCAGCTTACATTCAACTTCAATCTGCTCATACTCCTTATGACCCTGACAAAATTCAAGCTGCCGATAAACTCGTAATATCAGAGTTGAAAAATTTATCCGAACTCAAGCACTTCTATAGAGAGCACAACCCCAAACCAGTCTGTGTTTCCCCCCAAGACTCCCGGCTAGCTGCTGAGATTCAAGAACAGCAGAGCTTGTTAAAAACATATGAGGTCATGGTGAAAAAgtttcagtctgagattcagaataAAGATTCTGAGATCCTTCAATTACAGCAGCTTATTGAAGAGGCTAATCAGAAGCGTGTAAAACTTGAGAAGAACTTAAAGCTCAGAGGCTTGTCAACCAAAGAATCTGAAGGGGGTGGTGATGAAAATAGATATTCCTCATTGGAGTTGTCACCGGATCTTTTCAAGTCAGCGGTGGAAGCTGCTTCTAGGGCCATTCACGACTTTTCCAAGCCGTTGATTAACATGATGAAAGCAGCTGGATGGGATCTTGATGCGGCAGCAAACTCCATAGAGCCAGATATTGTTTATGCAAAGCGAGCTCACAAGAAATATGCCTTCGAATCTCACATTTGTCAAAGAATGTTCATCGATTTCCAAGACAAAAGCTATTCCATAAAACCAGAAAACCCGCCAGAGTTCTCAAATGAAAGTTTGTTCCAGCAGTATCTTACCTTGAGGGAAATGGATCCTCTAGATGCCGTATGCCAGACTCCAGATTCAGCTTTTGGAAAATTTTGCCAGAACAAATACCTCATACTGATCCATCCGAAAATGGAAGCTTCATTTTTTGGAAACCTAGACCAATGGAATTTCATAATGGGCGGTGGGCATCCTAGGACTGCCTTCTACCAGGCTTTTCTGAAACTTGCCAAGTCAATCTGGCTTTTGCACATGTTGGCACATTCTTTTGATCATCCcgtcaaaatatttcaagtgaAGCATGATAACGAGTTTTCAGAAGATTATATGGAAAGCGTAGTAAAAAAGTACATTACAGAAGACGGTGATAAAAAACCTAAAGTCGGTTTGATGGTTACGCCGGGCTTTTGGATTGGTGGTAACGTGATCCAGTCCCAAGTCTACCTTACAGGTATAAAGGTGACTGAATGA
- the LOC140809555 gene encoding methionine aminopeptidase 1A, whose translation MAGGSDAVETTTSSCAKCGKPSHLLCPKCVELKLPREGAAFCSQDCFKESWSSHKSVHVKAKLSSPGLENPSEQNSGLSNDGWLYCLRKGQARSPKIPHFDWTGSLRPYPISKRRLVPAHIDQPDWAIDGTPKSEPNSDLQHHVEIKTPDQIEKMRETCRIGREVLDAAARIIRPGITTDEIDAVVHEATVAAGGYPSPLNYHFFPKSCCTSVNEVICHGIPDARKLEDGDIVNVDVTVYYKGVHGDLNETFFVGNVDEASQRLVQCTYECLEKAIAIVKPGVRFREIGEIINRHASMSGFSVVKSYCGHGIGELFHCAPNIPHYARNKAVGVMKAGQTFTIEPMINSGVWRDRMWPDGWTSATADGKRSAQFEHTLLVTDTGVEVLTARLPSSPNVFTWLNP comes from the exons ATGGCGGGTGGATCGGATGCGGTGGAGACGACAACCTCATCATGTGCTAAATGCGGCAAGCCTTCTCATCTGCT GTGCCCAAAGTGCGTTGAACTAAAGCTCCCTCGTGAAGGTGCTGCTTTCTG TTCTCAAGATTGTTTCAAGGAATCTTGGAGTTCTCATAAATCTGTTCATGTGAAAGCAAAGTTGTCTTCCCCGGGACTTGAAAATCCCAGTGAACAAAATTCTGGCTTGTCTAATGATGGTTGGCTCTATTGCTTGAGGAAAGGGCAAGCTCGTTCACCAAAGATTCCACATTTTGACTGGACTGG ATCGTTAAGACCGTATCCAATATCAAAAAGGCGCCTCGTACCTGCTCACATAGACCAACCTGACTGGGCAATTGAT GGAACACCAAAAAGTGAACCTAACAGTGATCTGCAGCATCATGTTGAG ATCAAGACTCCTGATCAAATTGAGAAAATGCGGGAAACCTGCCGA ATAGGAAGGGAAGTTTTGGATGCGGCTGCTCGAATCATTCGACCTGGAATTACAACTGATGAAATTGATGCAGTGGTTCATGAAGCGACAGTTGCTGCTG GAGGATACCCATCTCCATTAAATTACCATTTCTTCCCCAAGTCTTGCTGCAC ATCTGTTAATGAAGTTATCTGTCATGGGATTCCAGACGCAAG GAAATTAGAAGATGGTGATATTGTAAATGTTGATGTAACTGTGTACTATAAAGGGGTACATG gTGACTTGAATGAGACATTCTTTGTGGGTAATGTTGATGAAGCATCTCAACGGCTGGTCCAATGTACATATGAATGCTTGGAGAAGGCAATAGCAATTG TTAAACCTGGTGTACGATTTCGTGAAATTGGGGAGATTATTAACAGGCATGCTTCTATGTCAGGATTCTCCGTG GTGAAATCATATTGCGGCCATGGTATTGGTGAGCTTTTCCACTGCGCTCCGAATATACCTCATTATGCAA GAAATAAAGCAGTTGGAGTAATGAAGGCTGGCCAGACCTTTACCATTGAACCCATGATTAATTCAG GCGTTTGGCGAGATCGAATGTGGCCTGATGGATGGACTTCTGCAACTGCTGATGGCAAACGTAGTGCTCAGTTTGAGCACACTCTTCTG GTAACAGATACAGGAGTCGAAGTTCTGACGGCACGTCTCCCCTCGTCCCCCAACGTGTTTACCTGGCTAAATCCATAG